A genomic region of Colletotrichum destructivum chromosome 5, complete sequence contains the following coding sequences:
- a CDS encoding Putative cytochrome b5-like heme/steroid binding domain, myosin head, motor domain, chitin synthase produces MAMNLPPIGGNSGGAHTQPSLPSLPAHSQSDTQLTAHLASRFHVSLPTARLSSHALISLNTYTSSAKGPDGGKEGSAMGGAEDIADRAWIRLGHRSENQAVVFLGESGSGKSTIRSHLLTAFLGKSSTPLSTKVSLAAYVFDTLTTTKTATTPTASKAGLFYELQYDTATTTNPVLIGAKLLDHRLERSRITDIPTGERNFHILYYLMAGTSAAEKSHLGFETPAGVAQKRWKYLGHPTQLKVGINDAEGFQVFKNALKKLEFPRSEIAEICQVLASILHIGQLEFETTSDTQVTGDDSGGFSHEGGQTVTAVKNKDVLGIVAAFLGVGTQDLQTTLSYKTKMIHKERVTVMLDPNGARSHANELARTLYSLLVAYIVESINQRLCAPEESVANTISIIDFPGFAQQAATHSALDQLLNNAACEALYNLTLQNFFDRKADMLENEEVSVAATSYFDNSDAVRGLLKPGNGLLSILDDQTRRNRSDLQFLESLRKRFEGKNPAITPGSANTRLPGSNFYTENTAALFTVKHFAGEVDYPVKDIIEENGEVISGDLLNMINSTKSEFVARLFGQEALRTVTHPKERSTVMQATISSKPTRAPSVMSRKTTRTARNQRRIQQYQQQQDEAAQDELDRLSEGNSQSGSGSKLQASEQGASGQFLASLDNVTKSVADPSTNSYFVFCLKPNDRRIANQFDSKCVRTQVQTFGIAEISQRLRSADFSLFLPFGEFLGLADSDTILVGTERERVELVVEDKHWSSNEVRIGSTGVFLSERCWMEIAQLSDSASATGRYNLPSDAGDGLTPQDTPFAASKERLLSAGNTPLVYGEKGKNGYFGPDGSDARSEAGVSAFGGGDMFKNLDTREQMAERGNEKSLEEVEEFKDSPSRKRWVFMVFLMTWFVPDILIRKLGRMPRKDIRVAWREKLAINMLIWLFCLFAAFFIVVFPKVICPTQHVYSAEELSSNDGKDSNSAYVSIRGVVIDLGAYAPRHYPPYVTVKQLKNYAGKDISSLFPIQVSALCQGKDGSVDPHVTLDYRNTNLTGSAQLTSIDLNFKYHDFRYFTNDSRPDWYYEQMTMLKNLYKKGNVGYSPQYVKTLANKQQNIVMLSGRVYDMTQYLAGGNKMQAKAGESVPDDQSLSRFMDGAVESLFQGKSGTDITELWDNLSMDAALKQRMKTCLDNLFYVGDIDTRNSVRCQFAEYLVLAISIILFVILGFKFLAALQFGGKNMPENLDKFVMCQIPAYTEDEESLRRAIDSAARMHYDDKRKLLVVICDGMIIGQGNDKPTPRIVLDILGVSDTVDPEPLSFESLGEGQKQHNMGKVYSGLYEVQGHIVPFLVVVKIGKPSEVSRPGNRGKRDSQMVIMRFLNRVHYNLAMSPLELEIYHQIRNIIGVNPTFYEFMFQIDADTVVAPDSATRMVAAFLNDTRLIAVCGETALTNAKASFITMIQVYEYWISHNLTKAFESLFGSVTCLPGCFSMYRIRAAESGKPLFVSREVVEAYSTIRVDTLHMKNLLHLGEDRYLTTLLLKYHNKYKTKYTNRAHAWTIAPDSWAVFLSQRRRWINSTVHNLMELIPMSQLCGFCCFSMRFIVFIDLLSTIVQPVVVAYIIYLIVMVAQNPSVMPVTAFIMLAAIYGLQAIIFILRRKWEMIGWMILYILAIPVFSFALPLYSFWHMDDFNWGNTRVIAGEAGKKIVISDEGKFDPSVIPKKKWEEYQAELWDAQTVKEDARSEVSGYSYATKGHAPVSEYGYHSRPGSVAGGYAPPRAPGMGYDQRNTSRMSLAASEMGGNRNSQFGGSQFFSPEDMVGLPSDDALLAEIREILRTADLMTVTKKGIKQELERRFGVPLDAKRQYINSATEALLSGQL; encoded by the exons ATGGCGATGAACCTGCCACCCATCGGTGGGAACAGCGGGGGCGCCCATACTCAACCTTCCTTACCCTCGTTGCCTGCACATTCACAATCGGACACGCAGTTGACGGCACACTTGGCCAGTCGTTTCCATGTGTCGCTGCCAACCGCCCGCCTTTCGTCGCACGCCCTTATATCTCTCAACACATATACATCGTCCGCCAAGGGACCTgatggcggcaaggagggGAGCGCCATGGGCGGCGCTGAAGATATCGCGGACCGGGCCTGGATCAGATTGGGACACAGATCTGAAAACCAGGCCGTCGTTTTTTT GGGCGAATCCGGCTCAGGAAAGTCAACAATCCGATCCCACCTCTTGACCGCGTTCCTCGGCAAGTCGTCCACTCCTCTCTCCACCAAGGTTTCTCTGGCTGCCTACGTCTTCGACACCTTGACCACGACAAAGACCGCTACTACTCCCACAGCCTCCAAGGCAGGACTCTTTTATGAGCTGCAATATGAcacggccaccaccaccaaccccGTTCTTATTGGTGCCAAGCTCCTCGACCACAGACTCGAGCGGAGCCGTATCACGGATATCCCGACGGGAGAACGCAACTTCCACATTTTGTACTACTTGATGGCCGGCACCAGCGCGGCGGAAAAGTCTCATCTTGGTTTCGAGACGCCGGCGGGTGTTGCGCAGAAGAGATGGAAATACCTGGGTCACCCCACTCAACTCAAGGTCGGCATCAACGACGCTGAGGGCTTTCAGGTCTTCAAGAACGCCCTCAAGAAGCTGGAGTTCCCCCGTAGCGAGATTGCCGAGATCTGCCAGGTTCTTGCCAGCATCCTACAcatcggccagctcgagTTCGAGACCACGTCCGACACCCAAGTCACAGgcgacgacagcggcggTTTCTCTCATGAGGGCGGCCAGACCGTGACGGCTGTGAAAAACAAGGATGTTCTCGGCATCGTTGCTGCTTTCCTGGGTGTCGGCACCCAGGACCTGCAGACCACTTTGTCTTACAAGACCAAGATGATCCATAAGGAGAGAGTCACCGTCATGCTGGACCCCAACGGCGCCCGCTCGCATGCCAACGAGCTCGCCCGCACACTCTACTCACTCTTAGTTGCTTACATTGTGGAGTCCATCAACCAGAGACTATGCGCCCCGGAAGAGAGCGTGGCCAATACCATCTCCATCATCGACTTCCCTGGATTCGCTCAGCAGGCCGCCACCCACTCGGCGCTCGACCAGCTGCTCAACAACGCCGCCTGCGAGGCTCTGTATAACCTGACTCTGCAGAACTTTTTCGACCGCAAAGCAGACATGTTAGAGAATGAAGAGGTCAGCGTCGCGGCTACAAGCTACTTTGACAACTCGGACGCAGTCCGTGGTCTCCTTAAGCCCGGAAATGGCCTGCTCAGCATCCTGGACGATCAGACCAGGAGAAACCGCAGCGACCTGCAGTTCCTCGAGAGTCTTCGCAAGCGGTTCGAGGGGAAGAACCCGGCCATCACCCCCGGCTCGGCCAACACCAGGCTCCCGGGAAGCAACTTCTACACCGAGAACACTGCAGCCTTGTTCACTGTCAAGCACTTTGCTGGTGAAGTCGACTACCCTGTCAAGGATATCATTGAGGAGAACGGAGAGGTCATCTCTGGTGACCTGCTCAACATGATCAACTCCACCAAGAGTGAGTTCGTAGCCAGGCTCTTTGGTCAGGAAGCCCTGAGGACTGTTACGCACCCGAAGGAGCGGTCGACTGTCATGCAGGCTACCATCAGCTCCAAGCCTACGAGGGCGCCCAGTGTGATGTCTCGCAAGACCACCAGGACCGCCCGCAATCAGCGCAGGATCCAGCAgtatcagcagcagcaggacgaggccgctCAGGATGAGCTCGACCGGCTCAGCGAGGGCAATTCGCAGTCCGGCAGCGGCTCCAAGCTGCAGGCGTCCGAGCAGGGCGCGTCCGGCCAGTTCCTCGCGTCCCTGGACAACGTCACTAAGTCCGTCGCCGATCCGAGCACCAACTCATACTTTGTCTTTTGCTTGAAGCCCAACGACAGACGTATCGCCAACCAGTTCGACAGCAAGTGCGTCCGCACTCAGGTGCAGACCTTTGGCATTGCTGAGATCAGCCAGCGCCTACGTTCGGCCGACTTCAGTCTTTTCCTGCCCTTTGGCGAGTTCCTTGGTCTCGCCGACTCGGacaccatcctcgtcggcacGGAGCGGGagcgcgtcgagctcgttgTCGAGGACAAACACTGGTCCAGTAATGAGGTCAGAATCGGCTCTACTGGTGTCTTCCTCAGTGAACGTTGTTGGATGGAGATCGCCCAGCTGTCCGACAGTGCGTCTGCCACCGGACGCTACAACCTGCCGTctgacgccggcgatggccttACCCCTcaggacaccccgttcgcCGCCTCCAAGGAGCGCCTGCTTTCTGCCGGCAACACTCCCCTTGTAtacggcgagaagggcaagaacGGCTACTTTGGCCCGGATGGTTCTGACGCTCGCTCGGAAGCCGGCGTGTCGGCGTTTGGCGGTGGCGACATGTTCAAGAACCTTGACACCAGAGAGCAGATGGCAGAGCGCGGAAACGAGAAGAGcctggaggaggtcgaggagtTCAAGGACAGTCCTAGCCGTAAACGGTGGGTCTTCATGGTCTTCCTCATGACCTGGTTCGTTCCGGACATCCTCATCCGCAAGCTGGGCCGCATGCCTCGCAAGGATATCCGTGTGGCGTGGAGAGAGAAGCTGGCCATCAACATGCTGATCTGGCTGTTCTGTCTGTTCGCTGCCTTCTTCATTGTCGTCTTCCCCAAGGTTATCTGTCCCACCCAACACGTCTATAGTGCAGAGGAACTGAGTTCCAACGATGGCAAGGACTCCAACTCTGCCTACGTTTCAATCCGCGGTGTTGTCATCGACCTAGGCGCGTACGCTCCTCGACACTACCCGCCCTACGTTACGGTCAAGCAGCTGAAGAACTACGCTGGCAAAGACATCAGCTCTCTGTTCCCTATCCAGGTCAGCGCTCTTTGCCAAGGCAAGGACGGCTCCGTCGATCCCCATGTCACCCTCGACTATCGCAACACCAACCTCACGGGCTCTGCACAGCTTACCTCGATCGACCTGAACTTCAAGTACCACGACTTCCGCTACTTCACCAATGACAGCCGTCCGGACTGGTACTACGAGCAGATGACTATGCTTAAGAACTTGTacaagaagggcaacgtcGGCTACTCGCCTCAGTACGTCAAGACGCTCGCCAACAAGCAGCAGAATATTGTCATGTTGAGTGGCCGCGTGTATGACATGACACAGTACTTGGCCGGCGGTAATAAGATGCAGGCTAAGGCCGGTGAGTCGGTTCCCGACGACCAGTCTCTGTCTCGATTCATGGATGGCGCGGTGGAGTCGTTGTTCCAGGGCAAATCGGGTACCGATATCACGGAGCTATGGGACAATCTCTCAATGGATGCCGCCTTGAAGCAGCGCATGAAGACGTGTCTCGATAACCTCTTCTacgtcggcgacatcgaCACGCGTAACTCGGTTCGCTGCCAGTTTGCCGAGTACTTGGTTCTTGCCATCTCCATCATTCTGTTTGTCATTCTTGGATTCAAGTTCCTGGCCGCGCTGCAATTCGGTGGCAAGAACATGCCCGAGAACCTCGACAAGTTCGTCATGTGTCAGATTCCCGCCTACACGGAAGACGAGGAGTCTCTCCGCCGTGCCATTGACTCCGCCGCCAGAATGCACTACGACGATAAGCGTAAGCTGCTCGTTGTCATCTGCGACGGCATGATTATCGGACAGGGCAACGACAAGCCGACCCCTCGCATCGTTCTTGACATTCTTGGTGTTTCCGATACCGTCGATCCCGAGCCCCTAAGCTTCGAATCACTCGGTGAAGGTCAAAAGCAACACAACATGGGCAAGGTTTACTCCGGTCTCTACGAAGTACAAGGCCACATCGTACCcttccttgtcgtcgtcaagatcgGCAAGCCGTCCGAGGTGTCCCGTCCCGGCAACCGTGGCAAGCGTGACTCTCAAATGGTCATCATGCGCTTCCTCAACCGCGTTCACTACAACCTGGCCATGAGTCCTCTCGAGCTCGAAATCTACCACCAGATCCGTAACATCATCGGTGTCAACCCAACATTTTACGAGTTCATGTTCCAGATTGATGCCGATACAGTCGTAGCCCCTGATTCCGCTACTCGTATGGTGGCTGCGTTCCTCAACGACACCCGCCTCATTGCAGTGTGCGGCGAGACGGCGTTGACCAACGCCAAGGCCTCGTTCATCACGATGATTCAGGTGTACGAGTACTGGATTTCCCACAACCTGACCAAGGCCTTTGAGAGTCTCTTCGGCAGCGTCACCTGCTTGCCCGGTTGTTTCTCCATGTACCGCATCCGTGCTGCTGAGAGCGGAAAGCCTCTGTTTGTCAGTcgcgaggtcgtcgaggcctaTTCGACGATCCGTGTCGATACCCTGCACATGAAGAATTTGCTCCACTTGGGCGAGGATCGATATCTGACGACGCTGCTCCTCAAGTACCACAACAAGTACAAGACTAAGTACACTAACAGGGCGCACGCCTGGACCATCGCACCGGACTCTTGggccgtcttcctctcgCAGAGACGCCGCTGGATCAACTCGACCGTTCACAACCTCATGGAGCTCATTCCCATGTCTCAGCTCTGCGgtttctgctgcttctcTATGCGCTTCATCGTGTTTATCGACTTGCTGTCCACGATCGTCCAGCCTGTTGTTGTCGCTTACATCATCTACCTCATCGTCATGGTTGCACAGAACCCCTCCGTTATGCCAGTCACGGCTTTTATTATGCTCGCTGCTATCTACGGCCTGCAGGCCATCATTTTCATCCTTCGACGCAAGTGGGAGATGATTGGCTGGATGATTCTGTATATTCTGGCCATCCCCGTCTTCAGTTTCGCCCTGCCGCTGTACTCTTTCTGGCATATGGACGACTTCAACTGGGGTAACACGCGTGTCATTGCTGGTGAGGCAGGTAAGAAGATTGTCATTTCTGACGAGGGCAAGTTCGACCCCTCCGTCATCCCCAAGAAGAAGTGGGAGGAGTATCAGGCCGAGCTCTGGGACGCCCAGACCGTCAAGGAGGACGCTCGCTCCGAGGTTTCCGGTTACAGCTACGCGACCAAGGGCCATGCCCCGGTCTCTGAGTACGGCTACCACAGCCGTCCGGGCTCTGTCGCCGGCGGATACGCGCCCCCCAGGGCCCCCGGAATGGGCTACGACCAACGCAACACGTCACGCATGTCCCTCGCTGCCTCGGAGATGGGCGGCAACCGCAACAGTCAATTTGGCGGCTCTCAGTTCTTCTCTCCCGAGGACATGGTTGGCCTTCCTAGCGATGACGCGCTACTGGCCGAGATTCGCGAAATTTTGCGGACCGCCGACCTGATGACGGTGACGAAGAAGGGCATCAAGCAGGAGCTGGAGCGTCGCTTCGGTGTTCCCCTCGATGCCAAGCGGCAGTACATCAACAGCG caACGGAGGCATTGCTGTCTGGCCAATTGTAA
- a CDS encoding Putative glutathione S-transferase, Thioredoxin-like superfamily, protein MTIIPLTRFTAFCKLTKRSQFVRVFSSTAVTRQAFLRTPLTPPKGLAQKQQTRMTSKVTDWVKPGDTSGEFKRQQSSFRNWISREQGAKFPPEKGRYHLYVSYACPWACRTLITRKLKGLEDIISYSVVHWHLGEKGWRFVTEEDKDVPGDNVIPDPVPGHDGFRHLRDLYFESEPEYNGRFTVPVLYDTKGKTIVSNESSEIIRMLYTEFDDLVDKKYQQVDLYPEALRGQIDETNEWTYDKINNGVYKSGFATTQEAYERNVVALFEALDKAEAQLKSVHDKGPYYFGKDITEADIRLFVTIIRFDPVYVQHFKCNIRDIRSGYPYIHKWMRNLYWNVPAFKDTTQFEHIKWHYTKSHTQINPFSISPVGPLPDILPLDQEVAAVSIKL, encoded by the exons ATGACCATCATACCACTAACTCGCTTCACGGCTTTCTGCAAATTAACGAAACGTAGCCAATTCGTCCGCGTGTTCTCGTCCACCGCTGTCACCAGGCAAGCATTCCTACGTACACCCCTTACCCCGCCCAAGGGTCTCGCCCAGAAACAGCAAACCAGAATG ACCAGCAAAGTCACAGATTGGGTCAAACCCGGCGACACGTCGGGCGAGTTCAAGCGCCAGCAAAGCTCGTTCCGAAACTGGATCTCGCGCGAGCAGGGAGCAAAGTTCCCCCCCGAGAAGGGCCGCTACCATCTCTACGTCAGCTACGCCTGTCCGTGG GCCTGCCGCACGTTGATCACACGCAAGctcaagggcctcgaggacatCATCAGCTATTCCGTGGTCCACTGGCACCTCGGCGAGAAGG GGTGGCGCTTCGTTACCGAGGAGGATAAGGACGTCCCCGGCGACAACGTGATCCCCGATCCCGTCCCGGGCCACGACGGCTTCAGGCACCTCCGCGACCTGTACTTCGAGTCAGAGCCGGAATACAACGGCCGCTTCACCGTGCCTGTCCTGTACGACACCAAAGGCAAGACCATTGTCAGCAACGAGAGCAGCGAGATCATCCGCATGCTCTACACTGAG TTTGACGACCTCGTGGACAAAAAGTACCAACAGGTCGACCTCTACCCCGAGGCCCTGCGCGGCCAGATTGACGAGACCAATGAGTGGACGTACGACAAGATCAACAACGGCGTGTACAAGTCCGGCTTCGCCACGACGCAGGAGGCTTACGAGCGCAACGTCGTTGCTCTTttcgaggccctcgacaaggccgaggcgcagCTCAAGTCCGTACACGACAAAGGCCCGTACTACTTTGGCAAAGACATTACCGAGGCCGATATCAGACT CTTTGTCACAATTATCCGATTTGAT CCCGTCTACGTGCAGCACTTCAAGTGCAACATCCGCGACATCCGCTCCGGATATCCCTACATCCACAAGTGGATGCGCAACCTGTACTGGAACGTGCCGGCCTTCAAAGACACGACGCAGTTCGAACACATCAAGTGGCATTACACCAAAAGCCACACGCAAATCAACCCCTTTTCCATCAGCCCCGTCGGTCCTCTGCCCGACATCCTGCCGTTGGACCAAGAGGTAGCGGCCGTCAGCATTAAGTTGTGA